The Gossypium hirsutum isolate 1008001.06 chromosome D02, Gossypium_hirsutum_v2.1, whole genome shotgun sequence region TCTAATTTTCTTAACTGTCAAGATATAGGTATGTTAGGGGAAGCCTACTCTCTGTTTACTGATAAGTTTAATCTTGAGTGTTAAATGGGGTTGATATCCTTCAATCtacagtttatatatatttaaggtCAGGGAATAGCTGTTTCCAATTACTTGAACACTTAGCTGTTTTCATTTAATCTACAGTTAATATATTTAGGGCCACTTTCCTTATACAAGTGATGTTTGATTTTCTTTGGTAAAGGAAAAATGCAGTTTGTATGGCATTGTTGTGTGTTTTCTAATAGAATCGAAAGTAAGAGACTTTGGGATCAATTAACAGCAATTTTAACTAGAAGAACATGGTCATATTTGGAGTGAAAAGTCTCGCATTTTATCTGCTGCTAAGGTGGTGCATATTAGTCTGTCCATGGATCAATGCATATTTGGTTTTCTTTTCACACTGCTAGGTGCTTGCACTCATCAGTAAGGATCAGGGtagattttctttaaaatagttgAGTGGAGCTCATCGATTAACTTAGTTGGAATTGTTTGTGTGCTGGTGCTTATATGATTTGGAAAtggattttgattgaaatattcAGTTAATATCTAAATGCATGGCATGGCTGGAATTAGGGATGCAATTTAACTGAAAAGGTTGTTTTATATCAAAAAGTAGTTATGAGTGGTTATTGTGTTGCATTAGATATTTATTGCATTTGTACAGTGAGCCaatgatattatatttaatttaaatctaATTTGATCTGGTATGCTTTGTTCATTTATAATTTCaaagtttctatttttttaatatcaaattGGCACAATGGATCtcgaatatttaatatttaagtttgtAGTTGTAACTTTCTACTGGTTTTCTTTGTTATTTGTCTGTCCCTACATTTTGAAGGCAGCAGATAATTGGGTTtctattttctaaggttgtataGTAATTCTCCTTAAAAACTAATGAAAGCATTTTCATCTTTTGTAcctatttcctctgttttatgcAATTTAAATTAAGGGTCTCCTTCATAATGTTGATAGTTGATTGAACAGATCACTAGTCCATCGTAGGATTTTTGTATTTAGTTGCAGGCAATCGTTCATTTCCCTCATTTTTCCACTGGTTTTcatccattttgatttattcaaaagCTGAAGATTTCATCTGGCATTTACATGGTTGCTAAGGACATTTTCTTGGAATGATTAGTTCTTTATCCATTTTTATTCTCATTTTCCAGGTTTTCATCTATTTGATTTCTTCAGAAGCTGATAGTGTTCACGTGTCTCTTCTgacaatttatttgtttttaactgTTTCGCGATGCCATGTTCAGTTGTGAGTAGTGCATGTTGTATGTTTTGGGAGTAGGCAAGTCTAACCTTCTCTCAATGTTCACCAGAACGAGTGGTTATTGTGTTGCATTAGAAGATGTTAAATATGTGTTGTTTTCTTTCACACTATATGTGCCTTTTTTGATCTCACAGTGAGAGTTTTCTTTTAAAGTTTCATATTTTTAGAAGATGATAAATTTcataagatttatttatttatattttgtacaAAAATTGCAATGTTTGATAATTAGAGAAAAATGATTAATTATTGCAATGTTCCAAAATTTCAacgttttatttaatttctattgtaAAATTACTTGAAATAAAGAGTAATATGATTCAAAGAAAAGCTCTTACTCTTGGGTTGGCTCATACTCATGAATCAAAGTATTTGACTTAGAATTTCCAAAATCCAGTGAAGCATATCGGCAATCAGTACCCTTTCCGCTTGGTTTTGGGTGACTAGCATCTGCATAGTGTAAGAATGGAGTCAGGGGCGAAGGAGGAAGGTAAAGTGCTGGGATACAACAGCAAAAAGGTGAAGAAAGTGGCGATACTTTCAACACTGGCTGCACTCCTTGACGATCCAATTCTCGCCGATGTCCCTAAGAAACCCAGTTTGTCCGATGTTGATACCCTAATCAACCTTGAACTGGGGAGTGCCATGTGTATCTCTATCTTCAAATTAGATGGAACCTCCTTCGGTACACTTCatatgctctctctctctctctctctctctctctctcactcaCGCACACACACACAGAGCTAGGCAGGCCTTCAGCCACATAGAAATTGTGTTTGAAATTAAAGTTACTACTTATCTGGATTGGTTTTTCTTGGAATTCGAAGATGTTGCGGTGATGAATTCAGCCACGGTGAAAGACTTGAAGCTCGCAATCAAGAAGAAAGTGATCGAGTTAGAGCAATCCAAGATGGGTCATCGACACATTTCATGGTTTATCATCTTGTTTTTGCTCTTAGACCACccttacatttttttttttggccaGAATCACCCTTACATTAATCGGTGGCATTTTGATGTattagagagaaaaaaagagCAATTATGTTTACTATAAAGTTCTGTTTttgaagattaattttttttcttttaatgtttaCTTTGTTTGTGGTTATAGGAGGCACGTTTGGGCTAATTTCTGCCTAGCACACCATAATGGGAAGCTCCTTGATGATGACGCTGCACTTCACGATTTTGGTGTTCGAAATAATTCTCAGGTGTTGTATTTGGTCCGTTCACTTTTCTGGAAatggttcttttttattttgttacgaTAATTCATTGCTCATTTCCTGATTATGATTTCACCTTGGAGCCTTAACATCCATTGACCTTGCAAATATCAACTTAAACAAGATTCATGTGCTAACGAATTATGGGAATCTGTCATCCCGAGTAGGTTTTTATAAATATTGTTAAGGGGAATCTCAACTTAAAATTGATTGAGAAATTTAGCTCTCATTTACAATTACAGGGGCTATAATGTCTAGCAGCTGGCGGCATGTAAATTATAAACATGAAGAAATCCTCCTCCTGAGATGTTATGATGTGTATTGCAGGTACATTTTTTACCTTATGTTGTCTCAAAAGGTTCTGGGAGACATTCTAAGAGGAGAAAACACCGTTTCTTCCATGGCCTGAACAAGCTTTCATGATGACATGCAATCATTCGGGCATCCATGTTTTCTGATCCACCTCATTGCACAAATTCACAATGTTCCATAGCAAAGTAAATGTGGTACAAGTACATTGATTTCTAGTtgacattttaaataaattttaaagctcttgtaatactaaaattttaataaattagctTTATCATATTCAAAACCAAATAAATTGATCATGTCATCATCTCCAAGACTCCACAATTTTAGTTGAAAAGTTAAATTTCGAGAGAGAGAATCGGGAAGAAATGGGGGAACTACGGAATGAAATGATGGGAACGAAGGGGATGTCAAAACCAAATAAATTGATCATGTCTCATCTCCAAGATTGACTCGTGAACAACAATTATTTTGTTAGGGTTAGGGATTAGAAATTAGCTGTTAGAAACTGGGGTAGTGAtttaaagaggaaaagaaaactaAGGGTAGATAATTAGGCGTTTGATTCGGTGCCGGGTCAGGCACGacccataaattttttattatatttatccaattatagaaaattgaaatttgttttaaatttttaaataaatttttatattattaaaaagaattcaatatttttaaatcttacGTTAAATAAAGCTAAAATTTATGTTCTCCTTGTTTTAAACCGATTGTCATGCATTATCCCTtaactttattattaattttaaaaattaaataatcatattttctctTCTAACCATATCAATTCTTAAGCAAAATACAATACTAAATTCTCTCAACTTCAAATCTCCTAGCCGATTCTTTGTTCTACGGAGGCCAGTGATTCTGCGGCTTACTGCTCCCTTCCGAAATGATCCTCTCCCTCCCCTCTTCCCTTTGATCAGACTTGATTTCCAAGGAACTCCTCCAAACCCATTGCATTTCTAACCAGAAAGTTAGGATTCAACATCTTCTTCCACCATAAGGGGATTATCAAAGAAGACACCTTTCCAACAAAGTCTTCGTCAATCGACAGTGGGTGAGACAtcgttttttcttttatttgcttcccttcgttttatttttatttttgtttttttagttgtTTCAAGTTCGTTTGGTTTCTAATATGAGATTATTCTGGTTTTgggttattgattttttttattctggATCTGTTGGATGTTGTGGGATTTGAGTGAGAGAGCAGTTGACTTGGTGCTACTTTTGATTGAAAGTTGTTGAATTAAATTGGGGGTTTATTATTCAATTCataatcttttcattttttaaaactttttccaAAAACAAACCTTGGTTCTTGTCTCGGGATTATTATGGTTTTGGGTTActgattttatattttgattgatATGTAGGATTTGGGTGAAGGtgggtttggtttggtttggtgttGGTTTTGATCGAAAGACGATGAATTAAATGTAAGTTTTCATAATCTGTTCaacttcaattcctttttcaaaaatcaaaatctcCTCCTGCAAGTCCAGTACCGGTTTGCCTTGCATAGTTTCCTTCATTTCAACTCTCAAGTCCACAACTGCATACTTTAAAATGCCTGTCGTCTGTGAATAACTTTTATCGCAGATAAGCGGTTTGAAGAAATTCCCGTTAGGTATTGGAGCATCTCCATTTTTATGCACAAGGTTCATCCTGCAAACACGAACGATAATACTAAGAAAATGGATTGCATATTCTCATCCATCACCACACATCCTTTCATAACTTTGAGAGGAAAACTACAACAGAGCATTTGTGTTACTAACCTGGCGCATCCCAACACAAGAATTTGCTATAGCAAGCAACCCAAGAACCGCCGTTATCCGCGTCGCACCAAACTCCCTCCTGACTTTGGCGTTTACTTATTCTTGGAGAAACCTAGAACTGAAACCGACATGTCCACTGACACTGAACAAATAAAGTCAATTTACGGTCACAATAGTGATTCACCTGAAGAAGACGACAAAGAAGATCATGTGAATCTTGATCTTGCTTGGGAATCAGATGAGGTTGAAGCCATATCTTCACTTTTTCAGGGAAGAATTCCTCAAAAACCTGGGAAAGTAGGTAGAGAGAGGCCTCTTCCTCTCCCACTTCCTCACAAGCTACGGCCACTGGGATTTCCTATGCCAAAGAAACACGTTAAGAAGTCTTCTGCTAGGGTAAACTCATCTCGTGCTTCTGTATCACAACAGTTATATAAGAACCCAAGTCTTCTGTATCAATAGGTATGCTGGAGAAGTACTCACATGCATCTCCGATTATGCACTTATCAGCCGTCAAGTTGAATTTTTATCAGTATTGCCTTCTTGCTGTGCTTTAGAAGAATCTTCTTTTTCCTCCATGACCAGCTGGATACCTTCTTGATATCCTTCTATAAAACTCTTAACAGCATCTCTATATGCAGAAGCCCTTGTCATGGATAACCTCTGTAAAGCAGGCCTCAAAGTCTCCATCCCTCCTCTTGCAGCAATCGCTATTAAATCATTTCCATAGAAAACATCAAAACAATGTAAAATTCAACAAGATAAACTATAATACCAggaaaataagagagaaaaaagggGTGAGACGAGAGAAATTTGgcctaaaaaattttagttgaaaaaGAGAAGCTGTGCCAACAAGGTAAATGATGACAGAATAAGTAGGAAATTATCATGAgttaaaaattttctttctaaaatcaattaaagaaatatatattaagATGTTCAGAAAATAGAATGTTGGCAGATGGCACGTCATGCTATCATTCTTCAGGGTGAtaccaaaaagaagaaaaacaaggtACCTAGGTAGCATAAGTTAATGGTATGATCGTCACTGTAATGGCTCTAGACAATGAAACCCAGATAATTAAGACTGCTAGGAAAATAACAGTAATTTAATATCTTCCTTAACAACTGAACCTTGGCCTGGTGAAGAAGGGATTCGCCAAAAATATGCCAATAGAAGCGTAACATATAAGACTTGAACACAGGACACAGGTGCCAacaacataaaaaaacaaaatacaatcacAAATGACTCTGAGCAGCGAGgggaaaagaaatcaaagaataaTTTCCATCCTACCTCCAGACAAGTTCTACTAAaaaagtaaattgaaatgaaaacctAACTGAACTCAAGCATTACGGGATTTTGTTCCTTGACCTCCATAAGATGTCTCAAGCACGAATCTAACAGTTTATTGCACATATAATAtgctgcatattttgcaagtcaTGCTATATACTTCTTGATTCATTACAGACAACTTATACATCAGAACATTTCAAGATAAGAAACCACAAAATAAAGTTCCTCACCAATATCCTCCAAGATCGAAGGTTCTGTCTCTGAACTCCTACTCTTATCTCCATTTTACCTTCAGTCCCATCATCCTTCTTATAATCGTTTGGTCTAAGATCAGGACCAATATCCCTTACCTAACTTGCAGCATAAAGCCTAGAGGCCTCCTTCAAGACATAAAAGAGGATGACAGGTTTTTACTACTTACTAAAAATGAATGCCTCTTATTCCCTAATGCATAGGCAAATAATAGGTTGTTGAGCACTATTTAACATTCAAGTGGTTTAGTTAACCATCAAGTAAGCAGACAGTACATAAAAGGCATTTGATCATTTCAATATCCCAATGATCTAATTTCCACCCTGGTCACCAGCTAGCATCtgtgaaatttcaaatttccattatgcttctttaaaatttgttaaatggaacaaaagcaaatatatatatatataataaaagtggCAAAATCATCATATTTGAGTAGAAATTGCTAATAGTTAAAACGTAAAGTACTTCCAAACATACGTTCttgatttaaagtaaaaaaacCTTGCATTTTTTTTCTTCCGAAAAAAGGCTTCAGAATTCTAAAATGTTTTGCTTACAGCAATAGCAAcgacacaaaaaaaaaatgagagagaGGTCAATTTACAAACCTAGCTCACTATTTTACTATGATAGAGAAATGAAAAAGCCATGCTCTTTAAACTGGCAGTAATATCTAAACTACAATCCAGTACTACTATAGCTTCTCCATGACATAAACCAtcaaaaaaatacaattatataaAGGAAGGGGGGGATCAGGCAATGAAGAAGGGAAAGCTATTTCTTTGAGATCGTATCCGACGTAGTCATACAGCTTCCTGCAAACAACTTTTACCTTCATTTTAGATTGATATAAGAGATACCCAATTTGATTAAGCTAATGAATTATCTTTGTTATTCCAAGGTTTAGGGGAAGCAGGCTACTAACAGGGTTCAACGGTACTGAGGCCCGAGggcttttgatttatttgattttcttttttttaacctTTTCAAGGTTTTCAGGAGCTAGCTTGGATTTGGGAAGGTAAGCTGTATGGTCCTGCTTAGATCAAAGATAAAGaaaccaaaattaaagcatggaaaataaacaaaattcaaacaaagaagaaaaagaggtaaTGCTTTCTTCAATATCAGTAgatgatcataaaataaatagCTGAGGATTTTGATTCATCACAGCCAGAAAAACTTGAGTTACTAAACTAAACTTTAGGAacgaagaaaatgaaaaacaaagttAAAGAACTAAGAATTTATTGAGAAATCTGGGGAAACAAACAAATCAGGAAAATCGAGAAGAATCAGAGGATGATAGAAAGAGGAACCTTGATGATTCTACGAGGGAGATTACCATTGGCAATTGGCAAGCTTCGATTGATGAATCAAAAAGGGaaatcaaaaatatataattagggTTCTGAGAATAGGGAGATAGAGAAAATTTGAGAATACAAAAAACAGAGGAAAGAAGAAAGGCCCCTTTCCCTCAACTCTGAGCTGATAATTTTTTTGGTTGATAATCATCAAGGTTCCTCTTTCTATCTTCCTCTGATCCTTCTCGATTTTCCCGATTTGTTAGTTTCCCAAGATTACTCAATAAATTCTTAGCTCTTAtactttgtttttcattttttatagagCGTCTGAATGGCAGAAATGATGATAAGAAATTGAACTTGGAATTTGTACATTAAAATCGAAAATATATGGGAAGAGGAGGGTAAAGTTTCCACAACATGACAACAGAACAATTGTATTATACCTGTTGCAAAAAACAGTACATGTCCTGAAATCGATGGTATTGCAGCCAGCACAAGTGTTATACAACCTAACCTGAAGACAACTTTGGACTAGAAGTACCGACAGAAAAACTAGTTGTAGAAGTCGAGGAATTATGGACAGCTCTTGTGTGGCTGATGTTTGCTTTAGTGAACCAAGTTGTATACTAGTTGTAGAAGTTGAGGAATTATATTGTatggaataaaagaaaaaaaaaagaaaaaagagggggGGGGAGGCAGGAACTTCCTTTCAGTATCTTCCTGCTCCATTACTGGTACATCGAATGGAGGGCTTTTTGGTGACATATCTTGGCATGGTATGCCATGTCATAAGCAGCTCTGTGACATCATAATTTACTTTGTGACTCGCATATATTCTACGCAGGATTGAGTTTTAAGCCTTGTTTCCTTCATATAATTTAGACAGGTCTATGCCTTGTTTTAATGCTTG contains the following coding sequences:
- the LOC107904002 gene encoding U11/U12 small nuclear ribonucleoprotein 25 kDa protein isoform X1 → MESGAKEEGKVLGYNSKKVKKVAILSTLAALLDDPILADVPKKPSLSDVDTLINLELGSAMCISIFKLDGTSFDVAVMNSATVKDLKLAIKKKVIELEQSKMGHRHISWRHVWANFCLAHHNGKLLDDDAALHDFGVRNNSQVHFLPYVVSKGSGRHSKRRKHRFFHGLNKLS
- the LOC107904002 gene encoding U11/U12 small nuclear ribonucleoprotein 25 kDa protein isoform X2, giving the protein MESGAKEEGKVLGYNSKKVKKVAILSTLAALLDDPILADVPKKPSLSDVDTLINLELGSAMCISIFKLDGTSFDVAVMNSATVKDLKLAIKKKVIELEQSKMGHRHISWRHVWANFCLAHHNGKLLDDDAALHDFGVRNNSQGL